Proteins encoded by one window of Gopherus evgoodei ecotype Sinaloan lineage unplaced genomic scaffold, rGopEvg1_v1.p scaffold_32_arrow_ctg1, whole genome shotgun sequence:
- the LOC115640780 gene encoding zinc finger protein RFP-like has product MAAESPVESLQKEARCPVCLEYFTEPVTLECGHNFCRACVSQCWEGSDTAASCPQCRETVQQGNLRPNRQLANMVEIAKRLSLQVAKGRGGDGMCGKHQEALKLFCEEDQSPICVVCDRSRAHRAHRVVPIHEAAQEYKEKIQTQLKTLKEEREKLLGLKVTGEGKSQEYLKQTQTERQKIVSEFHALRQFLKEQERLLLAQLEKLDEEIVRIQNENVSKLSEEISHLSELISEMEGKCQKPVSEFLQDVRSTLRRCKKRKLQQPEEISPELEEPVSGFSQKTIELLEALRKFKDTLPSALERKRGEPLGAHRQVDVTLDPDTAHPNLVLSEDRKCATWGDTRQRLPKNPERFDTERCVLGCEGFTSGRHCWEVEVGPGQYWAVGVARESVRRKGGISRSPEGGIWAVGWCLGDQFRAFTSLMTPLPLSRVPSRIRVCLDCDRGQVTFIGAGDEAPIFTFPPGSVPGERIRPWLCVGYRSRLCLCP; this is encoded by the exons ATGGCTGCAGAGAGCCCCGTGGAAAGTCTCCAGAAGGAAGCGAGATGTCCCGTCTGTCTGGAGTATTTCACAGAACCTGTCACTCTGGAGTGTGGGCACAATTTCTGCCGAGCCTGCGtcagccagtgctgggagggatccGATACAGCCGCCTCCTGCCCTCAGTGCAGAGAAACTGTGCAACAGGGAAACCTCAGGCCCAACAGGCAGCTGGCAAACATGGTAGAAATCGCCAAGCGGCTGAGTTTACAGGTAgcaaagggaagaggaggggacgGGATGTGTGGGAAACACCAGGAGGCTTTGAAACTGTTCTGTGAAGAGGATCAAAGCCCCATCTGTGTGGTGTGCGACAGATCCCGGGCTCACCGCGCTCACAGGGTGGTTCCCATCCATGAAGCTGCCCAGGAGTACAAG GAAAAAATCCAGACCCAATTGAAGACTCTGAAGGAAGAGCGAGAAAAGCTGCTGGGATTGAAAGTGACTGGAGAGGGGAAAAGCCAGGAGTATCTG aaacaaacacaaactGAGAGGCAGAAGATTGTGTCTGAATTTCACGCACTGCGGCAATTCCTGAAGGAACAAGAGCGActcctgctggcccagctggagaagctGGACGAGGAGATTGTGAGGATCCAGAATGAAAATGTCAGTAAACTCTCTGAGGAGATTTCCCATCTCAGTGAGCTGATCAGTGAGATGGAGGGGAAGTGTCAGAAGCCAGTGAGTGAATTCCTGCAG gATGTCAGAAGCACCTTGAGGAG GTGTAAGAAGAGGAAGTTGCAGCAGCCAGAGGAGATTTCTCCTGAACTGGAAGAGCCAGTCAGTGGTTTCTCCCAGAAAACTATTGAGCTACTGGAGGCTCTGAGGAAGTTCAAAG aCACTCTGCCATCTGCACTGGAGAGAAAAAGAGGGGAACCACTCGGAGCACACAGACAGG tggacgtgactctggatccagacacggCTCATCCCAACCTCGTCCTGTCTGAGGATCGGAAATGTGCGACATGGGGAGACACGCGGCAGCGACTGCCCAAGAACCCTGAGAGATTTGACACTGAGCgctgtgtgctgggctgtgagggattcacctcggggagacattgctgggaggtggaggtggggcccGGGCAAtactgggctgtgggggtggcaagagagtctgtgaggaggaagggagggatcaGCCGTAGCCCTGAGGGGGGGATATGGGCTGTGGGGTGGTGCTTGGGGGATCAGTTCCGGGCTTTCACCTCCCTTATgacccccctgcccctgagccGGGTCCCCAGCAGGATCCGGGTTTGTCTGGACTGTGACCGGGGGCAGGTGACATTTATCGGTGCTGGTGACGAGGCCCCGATCTTCACTTTCCCGCCGGGCTCCGTCCCTGGGGAGAGAATCCGACCCTGGCTCTGCGTGGGATACCGATCCCGGCTCTGCCTGTGTCCCTGA